The following DNA comes from Halalkaliarchaeum sp. AArc-CO.
GGGTGGATCATGGCGGGCGGGAAGCTAACCAAGGCGCTGACGCAAGGGTTCGTGGGCGATCTCACCGACCGCCTGGGTCACAAACACTACTTTGTCGCAGTCGGGGCGATCCTCTACGGCCTCGGCACCGGGCTGATTCCGCTTGCCGCGTACTTCGAAGGCCGGATCGAGCCGTACCACGTCTCCTTCTTCGGTGATTCGATGGTGCTCGGCGGGGCGTTCTTCGCTTTGTTTTCCGCCTACGCAGTGCTCGGGCTCGCCGACAGCATCCGGCTGCCCGCGAGCATGGCGCTGTTCGTCGAGGAGGGGGAGGCGTACGACTCGGTAGCCTCCAGCATGTCCTTGCGGTCGCTCTCCTGGAAGATCGGCCAGGTTACCGGCCCAGTGCTAGTCGGGACGACGATGGACTTCGTCTCCACCGAGGCCGGGTTCCTGCTCGCGGCAGGGTTCATCGTCTTTGCCACCGGCGGGTTCACGGTGATGGCATCCCGGGCACGAACGACCGGCACGTCCGGGGAACCGATCCCCGGTGACTGATGATAATTAGTGTAGTGATTTACCGGTCAGTGGGCCACCCCGTGGGCCGATCGTCCGGTTACGGCCGAAAATAATCATTACGAGGAACCGGTTCGCGACACCGCAAACGTTCGGTTTACGGTGTTCGGTGGCGAACCCGGACACAGTGAAGCGACACACGTTCGGTGTCCTGCTGGTACTCGTTGCCTCTGCGGGGTTCGGGACGCTCGCCATCTTCGGCAAGTTCGCGGAAGCGGCAGGCCTCAACACGACGACGCTTCTCGCCTTCCGGTTCACTATCGGTGCTGGCCTGCTTTGGGTCGGGTTGGCAGTTCTCGGCCGGGCTCGTCGCCTCCCGGCGGGACAGTTGAAGGTCGCGTTCGCGCTGGGACTGCTGTACGCCTCCTTTTCGGCACTGTTCTTCTGGGCACTGTTGTACATTCCGGCGGGGGTCGCGGCGATCGCGTTCTACACGTATCCGGCGTACGTGTACGCCATCTCGGTGAGCGTTTTGAACGAACAGCTCACCCGGCTGAAGCTGGTCGCGCTGGTGGTTGCCGTGTTCGGGGTCGCCCTGATCGTCGGCGGTGACACCGCCGCGATCGACCCGTTCGGGATCGCGCTGATACTGCTTGCCGCGCTGGGATACGCGCTCTACATCGCGGGGAGCCGCGCGGCGCTCGGGTCGATCGCTCCCGATCTCCTCGCAGGGGTCGTGTTGATCGCCACCTCGATCTCGTTCGTCGGATTCGGCTTCGTTTCGGGACGGCTGTTCGTCCCGGCAGGTGGCCAGCAGTGGGGGATCATCCTCGGGATCGCGGTGATCGGGACCGCCCTTCCGATCTTCCTGTACGTAACCGGCCTCGAGCACATCGAAGCCAGTCAGGCGAGCATCCTCGGGACCGCAGAACCGCTCGTGACTGTGCTCCTCGGCGTCGCCCTGCTGGGCGAGGTCGTCACGCCAGCCGTCGCCGTCGGTGGGGCGCTGGTGCTGCTCGGAGTCGCCTTGATCCAGACGGACGCGGCAGGCGACGTTCGGACGCCCCAGTAACCGACCGACCGGTTGAAGGGTCTCCTCTACAATATCTCTTTGAGGACCATTACCATGGCAGGCAAGCCGACGGAACCTCCGGCGATCACACGCGGTGCGGATCCATCACAAGAGCGCCGTGCGAACTACGACTATCGGGGCGGTCCGATACATCGGCCGGATCTCGTCGAAGAGCTTCGGCCGCTGGTCGACGGCGACGTCCGTTTCGACGAGTTCACCCGGGAGATGTTCGCGACCGACGCGAGTATGTACGAGGCCATGCCGATCGGCGTCGTCTTCCCACAACACACTGACGACGTGAGTGCCGTCGTCGAGTACTGCGCGAAACGGGAGATCCCGGTTCTGCCCCGGGGGGGCGGGACGAGCCTCGCGGGACAGACGGTCAACGAGGCCGTCGTGCTGGACTTCTCCCGGTACATGAACGACGTGGTGTCGATCGATCCGGACGGGCGACTCGCGACCGCGGAGCCGGGGATCACCCTCGCACAGTTGAACGACCCCCTCGCGGAGCACGGGTTGAAATACGCGCCGGACCCCGCCTGGGGGGACAAAAGCGTCCTCGGCGGCGCAATCGGCAACAACACCACGGGCGCACACTCCCTGAAGTACGGGAAGGCCGACTACTACCTCGAGGAGGCCGAGGTCGTTCTCGCGGACGGGACGGTCACGACCCTCGGAGAAGTGACCGTCGAGGAACTCGAAGCGCGGGGCGACCGGGAGGGCAATCTCGAGGAACGACTCTACGCGGTCGCCAGCTTGATCCTCGAGGAGCACGCCGAGGAGGTGAAAGATCGATACCCCACGCTGAAGCGCAACGTCTCCGGGTACAACTTCGACATGCTGGTCGACGAGGCCGAGGGGAAGCGCCGGCTCCCGGACAACTCGGGGCTCGATCCGGATAGCGAACCCGGGACCGTGAACCTGGCCCGCCTGCTGGCCGGCAGCGAGGGAACGCTCGCAGTCGTCACGGAGGCGACGGTGTCGCTGGAGCCGATCCCCGAGACGAAGTCGGTCGTCATGCTGACGTACGACGACGTGATGGACGCGATGAACGACGTCGCGCCGATCCTCGAGCACGATCCCGCCGCGGTCGAAGTGATGGACGACGTCCTCCTGGATCTAGCGCGGGAGACTCCCGAGTTCGCCGACGTCGTCGACATTCTCCCGGAGGGCACCGATTCGACGCTGCTGGTGGAGTTTTACGCCGACAGCGACGCCGACGGGAAACGAAAGGTCGCAAACCTGCTCGCGGATCGACTTCCGGACGCGACGCCGACGGTCGAGCCCGACGGCGACGCCGGGAACGTCACCAGCGACAGGGTGTACGCGAAACGGGCGCTGGAGGCCCACGACGCGAAGACCCAAAAGGAGTTCTGGACGATGCGGAAGGCCGGCCTGCCGATCCTGCTGTCCCGGACGGGCGACGAGAAACACATCGCGTTCAACGAAGACACCGGGGTACCGCCGGAGAACCTTCCGGAGTACGTCGCCGACGTCCGGGAGATCATGGAGGACCACGACACGTTCGCGTCCTACTACGCCCACGCCGGCCCCGGCGTGCTTCACATCCGCCCCCTCATCAACACGAAAACCGTCGAGGGGACCGAGGACATCGAATCGATCGCCGAGGGGATCACCGACCTCGTCGTGGAGTACAACGGTTCGATATCGGGCGAACACGGCGACGGACGCGCCCGGACCCAGTGGAACCGGAAGCTGTACGGCGAACAGCTCTGGCAGGCCATGCGGGAGTTGAAGACCGCAGTCGATCCCGACTGGATACTGAATCCGGGGATGGTGTGTGGCGACGTCAAACTCACCGAGAACCTCCGGTTCGGTCCGGACTACGAGTTCGACTTCCCGTTCGAGCCGACGCTGAACTGGGAGAACGACAACGGATTCCAGGGAATGGTGGAACTGTGTCACGGCTGTGCCGGCTGCCGTGGCGACCAGAAACACACCGGCGGCATGATGTGTCCCACCTACCGGGCGGCCGAAGAGGAGATCCTCTCGACCCGGGGGCGGGCGAACATGCTCCGGAACGCGATGAACGGCAACCTCGAGGACGACGTGCTGTTCAGCGACGAGTTCGTCCACGAGGTGCTGGACCTGTGTGTGAGCTGCAAAGGCTGTATGAACGACTGCCCAAGCGGCGTCGACATGGCGAAGCTGAAGGCGGAAGTGGAGTACCACTACAAGCGAAAACACGGCGGCGCCAGCCTCCGCGACAAGCTGTTCGGCAACGCCGGGACAATGTTGAAGGTCGGCAGCGCCTTTGCCCCCCTTTCGAACGTCGCGATGCGGCTGCCCGGCGTCGGAACGGTGATGGAAAAGACGATCGGTATCGCCCGAGAGCGGGCGTTACCGGAGTTCAAACGCAACACCGTCGTCGACTGGTTCGAGGACCGCGGCGGCCCAGCGGTTCCGGAGTCGGACGCCGATCGCCGGGTGCTGTTCGTGGTGGATCCGTACACGAACTACATGTACGTCGAACGCGGGAAGGCGGCGATCCGCGTGCTCGAGGCGGCGGGCTGTCGCGTCCAGTTGCCGGAGGGGGTGACCGACACCGGTCGGCCGGCGTACTCGAAGGCGCTGATCGACGTCGCCCGCGAGACGGCCCGCGAGAACGTCGCCCGGCTGGCGCCGAAGATCAGCGAGGGCTGGGACGTCGTGACCGTCGAACCATCGGCGTCCGTGATGTTCCAGTCGGACTATCCGGACCTGATATCGGGGGAGAGCGTCGACGCCGTCTCCCAGAACAGTTACTCGACCCTCGAGTATCTGGACACGTTCGGGCTCGTCGAGAACCTGACGTTCGGCGCGGTCGACGAGTCGCTCACCTACCACGGCAACTGTCTGCACAAGGCGACCAAAAAGGGTCACCACGCCGCGACCGTGATGGCACAGGCCGGCTACGACGTCGATTACCTCGACAGTACCTGCTGTGGGATGGCCGGCTCGTTCGGCTACGAGGCGGAACACTACTCGCTGAGTCAGTCGGTGTTCGAGATCCTGCGCGGGCAGATCGACGACAGCCCCGGCGACACGGTGGTCGCCACCGGCGCATCCTGTAAAAAGCAGATCGGCGACGGGCTCGGCGAGAAGCCGCCCCATCCGGTGCAGATGGTCGCCGACGCCCTGGAGTAGCGACAAGCAGTTTGCCGTCGCTTTTTCCGTACGATCGTTCAAAAATCCGATCAAATTCCGTCGGTGGAACCGCGAGCCCCGAGCCCCGAGCCGCGAGTCCCGAGCCCCGAGCCGCGAACCGGAAAGATCCTGTGTCGGCCTCAGAACAGGCCGGGGAACAGGATGTAGCTGAACAGCATCGTCAGGATGCCCACCATCAGCGCGTAGTAGAACAGCGGGATCAGGTTGAGCCGCATCACGCGACCCTCCTGCCCGACGAGGCCGACGGTCGCCAGCGCGGCGACCACGTTGTGGATCGCCACGAGGTTCCCGATCGCGCCCCCGACCGCCTGCGCGCCGACGATGATCTGCGTCGAGATGCCCAGTTCCTGTGCGGCCGTGAACTGGAAGCCGCCGAACGTGATGTTCGAGACGGTGTTCGATCCGGCCATGGCCGCCCCGAGCGCGCCGATGAGCGACGCGACGAACGGGTAGGCGCTCCCGAGCGTGCCGGCGGTCGCGACCGCGAGCACCTCAATCATGCTCTGATCGTACGCGGCAGTCCCGGCGAACGTCTCCGGATCGACTGCCGGCAGCCCCGAGGAGAGCATGACCTCTACCATCGCGATGACGAACACCAGCGCGATGAACGGCGAAACGATCTTTTCGGCCGCCTCGCCCCAGGCGTCTTTTACCTGCTGGCCGTTCATGCCGAACAGCGGGATCGCGATGATCGCCGACAGGATGAGCCAGAATCCGGGGACGTTAACCCAGGCAATACTGTCGGAGAGACCGGTACCGAGGATGTTCTCCCACACCAGTACCATTCCGATCGTGACGTCGCCGATCGTGACGCCCAGGTCAGCGTCGTTGATGAAGCCGCTGATCGGATCGGAGACACGCGTCACTACGAGGAGAAGGACCAGGATGATGTACGGAGACCAGGCTTTGAGCAGTCCCATCTCCCCGGTGTCCGCGTTCGACCGGACGCCCTCCGCACCGGGTTCGATCGTCCCGACCCAGTGGCTGGGCCACTCTTCCCTCGGCGGGAAGTCCCACTCGTCGTCGGGGAGGAGGTATCCTCTCCGCAGCAGGGCCACCGTGATCCCGCCACCGACCATGGAGCCGATGAGTGCTGGGAATTCTGCAGTGATGAACCACGCCGAGATCCAGTAGGGAATCGCGAAGATGATCCCGGCGAACAGTGCCAGGGGAACGACTTCTTTTACCGGTTCAAGCGACCGGTCGTCCGGATCGCCGAAGAAGTACACGATCATCCCGACGGCGAACAGTGGCATCACGAACCCGACAAGGGCGTGGTAGGTCGCCGCCCAGGCCGCGACGTCGTTCGAGAACTGCGTGACTGCCACCGCCTCGTCGAGGCCCGCATACGGGGCCCCCTCCATGATGCGATCGATGTACGGCGGCCCGTCGAGCGGGTCCCGTATACCGATGACGATCGGCGTCCCGACCGCGCCGTAGGTGACCGCGATGATGTGACCGATCAGTGCCGCGACCACCGCCGCGAGCGCCGGGAAGCCCAGCGCGAGCAGCAGCGGTGCCACGACCGCCGCGGGCGTCCCGAAGCCTGCCGCCCCCTCGATGAACGTCGCGAGGAAGAACGCCAGCAGGATGATCTGGACGCGTCGGTCGTCCGATATCGCGGCGAACCCCTGGTTGATCACGTCGATCGCCCCCGCCTGCATCAGCGTGTACAGCAACACCAGCGCGCCGAAGACGATCCAGAGGATGGTCAACGCCGTTATGATTCCGGTTATCGACGCTCCTGCAAGCCACAGGGCGGAGTTTTCCCACACGAAGTAGCCGACGAGCAACGCCGCGATCCACGCGATCGGCATCGCGCGGGTCGCCGGCCACAGGAAGCCGACCAGCAGTATCCCGGCGATCAGTAACGGCGACGCCGCGAGGAGTAGTTCGACTGCGCTAACCATGGTTCTCCCCCACGGATAGCCCGATCAGTACGAGTCCATTACGTGTGTTTGCCTGCCACATACCTCGTGAGATCTGACAAAACCTCGTGACATAAAGACTTCCCTAATTGTCACTATTTAATTATATATTTACCCCCAACCCACACGAATAATAGTTATTATAATTTATCTACATCAATACAGATGTCGAAAAGACAGCCGGATAGTACGCTCCGTGGGCTGCCTCCCGACCCCGTAGTGCGAACGGCCAGTTCGAACGATTGATTCGTTCTTCACGCGAAAACGTGCCTCTCGCGAACGATTTCAGCAAATTCTGACTGTCGCGGCCGGACTCGTTTTCCGGCCGATTGTAGGGGAGATTCCACCTCGCATTTATTGCGAGTTCGAGCGAAGGTGTCGACATGGTAACGAACACGGTCGAGACGTTCGCGTCGAAGCTCGACGAGATCGACGTGGCCGTCTCGCGGATCGAACGGGGAGAGCTCGCGGGAACCCTCGACAGGGTAGTTCGAACGCCAGCGGTAGGCGTTCCAGTCGGCACCGACAGCGGGTCGCTTCCCGACATCGTCGAGATGGAGCCGACCATCGAGGACGTCCGGGCCGCACGCACTGGAGTAACCCCGGCAGCGCTCGGGATCGCCGAGTACGGGAGCGTCGTTCTCGAGATCGATCCGTTCGGAAGCGAGATCGCAAGCGTGTTCCCGGAGCTCCACGTCGCCGTGTTGCACGAATCCGACGTCGTCGGAGAGATGCGGGAGGCGTTCGAATGGCTCGGCCCCAGACTCAGGGAGAAGCGGTCCTCGGAGATCATCGCAACTGGGCCGAGCGCGACCGCCGACATGGGCGGGCTCGTACGTGGGGCACACGGTCCCGAGGAAGTACACGTGGTACTCGTCGCCGATGAGGGGACGGAACCCGATGATTCCGGACCGGAAGCGGGGGGCATCGATGAGTAGCGAGGTTCGGCCCGGGGACCAGGAGGGGAACCGAGGATCCAAACGGGCGAGGAAGGCCGCCCGGATCCGCGAGATCATGGAGTCGGAGGGCGCCGCCGTCGCGGAGAACACCCGTGGATTCAACCAGGGGCGGTACGACTCGGTCGCCGACCTCGCAGCCTACGAAGAGCTCAAATCGGAGGCCCGCGAGATCAAGGAGGACGCGATCGAGCGACTGCCCGAACTCCTCGACCTGCTCGAAGAAACTGTCGAGGAGAACGGCGGCACGGTGTATCTCGCCGACGACGCCGCGGACGCGAACCGCTACATCCGGGAGGTCGTCGCCGAGAAGGACGCCGAGCGGCTGGTGAAGTCGAAGTCGATGACAACCGAGGAGATCGAGGTGAACGAGGCGCTGGAAGCCGACGGCGTCGAAGTCGTCGAAACCGACCTCGGGGAGTGGGTGCTGCAGGTGGCCGACGAGGCGCCGTCCCACATCGTCGCGCCCGCGATCCACAAATCCAGAGCGGAGATCGCCGAGCTGTTCAACGAGGTGTTCGATCCCGACGAGGAGCTGGAGACCGCCGAGGAACTCACGAAGTTCGCCCGCGATCGGCTGGGCGAGTTGATCGAGGGGGCCGACGTCGGGATGACGGGTGCGAACTTCATCACTGCCGATTCGGGGACGATCGCACTGGTGACAAGCGAGGGCAACGCCCGGAAATCGGCCGTCGTCCCGGACACCCACATCGCGGTCGCGGGCGTAGAGAAGGTGATCCCGCGGGTCGAGGATCTCTCGCCGTTCGTCGAGCTCATCGGTCGGTCGGGAACCGGACAGGACATCACCTCCTACATTTCGCTTTTGACGCCGCCGGGTACCTCACCGGTGCCGGACTTCGAGGACGGTGGGGCCGCGCTCGCTGGCGATCACGAGGGGATCAGCGCCGGCGACAACCCCGACCGCGAGTTCCACCTGGTGTTGATCGACAACGGCCGGCTCGCGATGCGCCAGGACGAGGATCTCAAGGAGACGCTGTACTGTATCCGGTGTTCGGCGTGTTCGAACTCCTGTGGGAACTTCCAGAGCGTCGGGGGCCACGTCTTCGGCGGGGAGACGTACTCCGGCGGCATCGCGACCGGCTGGGAAGCCGGGATCGAAGGCCTGGACGTCGCCAGCGAGTTCAACGACCTCTGTACGAGCTGTAGCCGGTGTGTGAACGCCTGTCCGGTGAAGATCGACATCCCGTGGATCAACACCGTCGTTCGCGACCGGATCAACCGCCAGGCCGACAGCAACGCCGACTGGCTGGTCGAGGGGCTGGTCCCGGACGAGGAACCGGGCGGGATGGACGTCCAGAAGCGTCTGTTCGGCAACTTCGAGACGTTCGCGGGGCTCGGGAGCGCGCTGGCGCCAGTCTCGAACTGGCTGGCCGACCTGTCGGTCAGTCGTCGGGTCATGGAGCGCGTCTTCGGTGTCGACCGGCGGCGTGAGTTGCCCACCTTCCAGCGGATGACCCTCAAGAAGTGGTACGACGACCGGGGGCCGAAGGTGTCGGCGCCGAGAACGCAGGTCGTGCTGTATCCGGACCTGTACACGAACACGATGCAGGTCGAGCGGGGGAAAGCCGCAGTGCGGGCGCTGGAGGCGCTTGGCGCAGAGGTCGTGATCCCCGACGTCCGGTCGACGGGGCGGGCGCCCCTCTCGCAGGGGATGATCGCGACCGCCCGCGAGCACGCCGAGGACGTCTACTCCGGGCTGGCGTTGCATCTCGACGCCGACCGCGACGTCGTCGTGATCGAGCCGAGCGATCTGGCAATGTTCAAGAGTGAGTACGGGAAGCTGCTCCCCGAACAGTCGTTTCGACGGCTTTCCGAAAACAGCTACGACGTGATGGAGTACCTCCTCGAACTGGCGTCCGAAGACGGCGGGCCGGGTCTCGAGGTGCTGCGATCGCCCGCCGACGATCGGTCCCGAGAGGTGGCGTATCATCCCAACTGCCAGCAGAGGACGATCCGGAAAGCGGAGTTCACGGTGGCGCTGCTCGAGGAGCTCGGCTACGACGTCGTCACGTCGGACGTCGAGTGCTGCGGGATGGCCGGTTCGTTCGGCTACAAGACGGAGTATTACGAGCTGAGTATGGACGTCGGCGAGACGCTGAAAGACCAGTTCACGGCAGCCGACACGCGGAGACGGACAGTCGTCGACAGCGGGACCTCCTGTCACAAGCAGCTCGAGTCGCTGCTGCCGCGGGAGAGTCGCCACGCCGTCGAGGTGGTGGCGCCGGACCCCCAGTAGACTGTCCGCGCGTCCGACGGGCGTCTGCCGACAACGAACGCTTATTAGCCGGGCACACCACGTTCGGAGCATGAACGGCGATTCACAGGAGATCACCACGCTCGTGGGCCGCGAGGTGTACTCGAACAACGGCGTGTTCGTCGGCGAAATCGAGGACGTCAGGCTCAACCTGGACCAGGAAGTCGTGACCGGACTCGCCGTCGGGGAGATAAACAGGGAGCTGTTCTCGACGCAGGTCGACCCCGGAAAGGGCGTGTTGGTCCCGTACCGGTGGGTTCGGTCGGTCGGGGACGTCGTGCTCGTAAACGACGTCGTCGAGCGGATGAAAACCGACGACGACTCCTCCGAGGACGAGGAAGTCGTCGCCTGATCGCCTGCTCTCGCCCGGCGGAGAACCGCTGCCGTTCAGGAACCGTTCCCGCCTTCGCCCGTTCCTTCCACGCCCATCGCGTCGAACAGCCGGCGCCGGACCGCCTCCTCGGTGAGTTGCAACAGGGTGTCGCGGTTCTCCCCGCTGGATTCGATCCCCTGGAAGATGCCCAGCGGGATCTCCACGTTGCCCTGCGTGGAGTGGCCGGCGGCCTCGCCCATCTCCGAGAACGCGTCCTCGAGGACCCGGCCGATGTTGATCCGGATGTCCTTCGAGCGCGCCGCGAGGTAGATCCGTTCGTCGGCAATTCCGAGTACGGCCGTCGTCGTGATCCCCTCAAGGTTCAGGAGATGTTGCGCCGCCTGGGTGAGCGCCTCCCGATCCCGGATGAAGCCCGCCGAGGAGAACAGGTGTGATCCCTGGACCTGGCGGTTCTGGATCGCCTCCGCGAGCACGTCCAGCGTCTCCGGGCTCATCGACGGCGACTCCACCTGTTCGAGGGTGTCGTGGTTGGCAAACGGGTGGAGATACGCCGCCGCGGTGAGATCTGCGGGCGTAGTGTCGCGCTTGAAGTCGAGCGTCTCCGCGCGGATGCCGTACAAAAGCGCGGTCGCGACCGTCTCCGAGGGGGAGAGGTTGAACTCCTGGAGATACTTCGTCAACACCGTCGACGTCGAGGAGACGTTCGTTCGGACGTCCGCGAACCTGGCGTCGAGTTCCTCTTCCGGCTCGACGTGATCGAGATAGACGTCAACCGCCGGGAACTCCGGAGCGCCGGCGGCGTCCCGTTCGGCGCTCGCGTAGTCGACCAGCGCGACGGTGTCGTAGTCGTCGATCGGGCCGGCCTCCTCGCGGGAAAGCAGCTCGATCCCGAGCAGGTTGACGAACGCCCGGTTCTCCTGGTGGCCGATCTCGCCGTCGTAGACGATGTCGGCCTCCACGTCGTACGCCTCGGCGATCGCCCGCAGCGCCGTCGCGGAAGCAATTGCGTCCGGGTCCGGCGTGTCCTGGATGAGGATCGCCATCCGACCGTCCGACTGGGTGAAGATCTCTGCAAGCTGACGGGCTTTATATTCGAGTTCCCCGGTTTCGAGGCTCCGAAGCGCGGAGTCGGCGATCACCGTCGAGGGGTTGATGACGACGTCGGCACCGAGTTCGTGGAGTTCGTCCTCGCTGATCGGATCCGAGGCGCGGACGACGAGATACTGGTCGCCACCCCGGTTGCGGATCGCCGAGACGGCCGCCTTGTTCACCTCGACGTCGGAGGCGAGCACGAGCACGATGTCGCGATCGGAGACGACCTCCGCGACTTCGGGGTCGCTTATGTCCTGTACTCGCGCGTTGAGGTCCTGATCGCGAAGCGCTTCGACCCGGGATTCGTCCCAGTCGAGCAGGAGGACGTCCTCGCCGTCCTCCACAAGTGATTCGGCGACTGCGTGTCCGACGCTCCCGCAGCCCAAAATGGCGTACGTCGACCGCGAGGAGCCGATTCCGGCAGCGCTCATTACGATCCTCTTTCTCCGGCACGACACTTAACGCCACTCGTTCGCAGTCGGTCGGGAATGGAAATCCCTTTACCGCCCCCTGTGTTATCCGGATTCGAGGGCCGGTAGCTCAGTTAGGGAGAGCGACGGACTCTTAATCCGTCGGTCGGGGGTTCAAATCCCTCCCGGCCCGCTTCTGCGACGACCGAAGGGAGGAGCGAAGCGGCTACGGAGGGATTTGAATCCTCCCAGTCGCGCGCAGCGAACGGAGTGAGCGAGCACGTCCGGTTTCGGTTCAAATCCCTCCCGGCCCGCTTATAAAAGACCGACGTCGGCGACATCGTTTTCCTTCGGAGTCCCGTCGAGCAAGCCATGCTGGAGTGGCTCCGAACAGACGCTGGCGTGTACACCGTTTCGGGGCTCTTCTCGGTGCTCGTGTTCGTCGTCGCCGTGGCGATCGTGATCGAAACTGGAACCGTCACTCCCGGAGATCCGGCGTTTTCTGGATTCTTGGTGGGTTTCGGGGCGTTCGTGGCGGTGTATTTCATTTCGCTGGGGATCTGGCACGCGGTGTCGGAGTGAGTCGTCGGCCGGATCTGGTTGCCGGCTTTCGAAATCCTTTTGTCCCGAATCGGCCTTGGGTAGGATGCACGCCGCCTTAGCTCAGACTGGGAGAGCACTCGACTGAAGATCGAGCTGTCCCCGGTTCAAATCCGGGAGGCGGCATCATACTCACGGTTCAAATGCCTGCGGTGGAGCGCAGGTGATTTGCCAGAGTTTCTCGGAACCAACTCACCGGCCACGAGCGACGACCTGACTTCTGGTGTCGCCCAGAATGCAGTAAAATATGGGCCTAATCAAGTCCGACGGGCCGTCCCTGCTCCCACTCGACCGCGAGGATCGCGTCTCGAAGCGAGCTGAGTCTGCGCTCGACGACATCCAGCGGATGTGAGTCGATGAACTGCGCTGGTTCGTGGGCGACGGGTGTCGCGCCGTCGTTCACCTGCAGATGAACTGGCCCAAGGTCGTCGTGCGTGTCGTCCTGATGACAGTCCAATAGCAGACTTCGATCTGGCTCGATCCAGTTGAACCAATAGTACTCGTGTGGCTCCCCAGTCTGCAGTTGAAACCCTATCTCAACCCGCGCGGCCGTCACCGGGTAGTCGTCATCACCGAGGAATTGGCGTGGGTCTACCTCAGCGACGACCCGGTACGGGCCTGCTTCACGCGGTTCAGCACGTCGTCGATGAACGCTCTCGAACGCTCCGCTGAGGCGGTTCTGGATACGGTCGTGGAGCCGCTTGCTCTGCAGGTTCGCCCGGTTAGCGAGGAAAATGACCATCAGGCGAGTGTCGAGGGAGAGTCCGTCCGCGTTGACGAGAGTTCGATAACGTCGTCATACAGTTGGAGGGCGTGCCTCACGAGCCCGAGTTCCGTGTTGATCGTTTCCCACGTGGCGATCACATTGCGACGCTCACGGAGTTCCTCTGCCGAGAACTCATCGGCGGCGAGTTGCTGCCGGAACTCGCCAAGTGAACTGACGTCGTGCTCCGACACCAACTCTTCTTGTTCCTCTTTTAGCTCCGTAAGTCGGCTCTCCAGCTTGTCACGCGAGTGGGTCTCGATCAGGTCCGTTACCTCGTCGAAGAGCATCCGCACCGGATTCAGGTCGTACGCCTTCGTCCCGTCGACAGTCGTCTCAGTGACCCAGTCGTCACTC
Coding sequences within:
- a CDS encoding EamA family transporter, which encodes MKRHTFGVLLVLVASAGFGTLAIFGKFAEAAGLNTTTLLAFRFTIGAGLLWVGLAVLGRARRLPAGQLKVAFALGLLYASFSALFFWALLYIPAGVAAIAFYTYPAYVYAISVSVLNEQLTRLKLVALVVAVFGVALIVGGDTAAIDPFGIALILLAALGYALYIAGSRAALGSIAPDLLAGVVLIATSISFVGFGFVSGRLFVPAGGQQWGIILGIAVIGTALPIFLYVTGLEHIEASQASILGTAEPLVTVLLGVALLGEVVTPAVAVGGALVLLGVALIQTDAAGDVRTPQ
- a CDS encoding L-lactate permease encodes the protein MVSAVELLLAASPLLIAGILLVGFLWPATRAMPIAWIAALLVGYFVWENSALWLAGASITGIITALTILWIVFGALVLLYTLMQAGAIDVINQGFAAISDDRRVQIILLAFFLATFIEGAAGFGTPAAVVAPLLLALGFPALAAVVAALIGHIIAVTYGAVGTPIVIGIRDPLDGPPYIDRIMEGAPYAGLDEAVAVTQFSNDVAAWAATYHALVGFVMPLFAVGMIVYFFGDPDDRSLEPVKEVVPLALFAGIIFAIPYWISAWFITAEFPALIGSMVGGGITVALLRRGYLLPDDEWDFPPREEWPSHWVGTIEPGAEGVRSNADTGEMGLLKAWSPYIILVLLLVVTRVSDPISGFINDADLGVTIGDVTIGMVLVWENILGTGLSDSIAWVNVPGFWLILSAIIAIPLFGMNGQQVKDAWGEAAEKIVSPFIALVFVIAMVEVMLSSGLPAVDPETFAGTAAYDQSMIEVLAVATAGTLGSAYPFVASLIGALGAAMAGSNTVSNITFGGFQFTAAQELGISTQIIVGAQAVGGAIGNLVAIHNVVAALATVGLVGQEGRVMRLNLIPLFYYALMVGILTMLFSYILFPGLF
- a CDS encoding FAD-binding and (Fe-S)-binding domain-containing protein, encoding MAGKPTEPPAITRGADPSQERRANYDYRGGPIHRPDLVEELRPLVDGDVRFDEFTREMFATDASMYEAMPIGVVFPQHTDDVSAVVEYCAKREIPVLPRGGGTSLAGQTVNEAVVLDFSRYMNDVVSIDPDGRLATAEPGITLAQLNDPLAEHGLKYAPDPAWGDKSVLGGAIGNNTTGAHSLKYGKADYYLEEAEVVLADGTVTTLGEVTVEELEARGDREGNLEERLYAVASLILEEHAEEVKDRYPTLKRNVSGYNFDMLVDEAEGKRRLPDNSGLDPDSEPGTVNLARLLAGSEGTLAVVTEATVSLEPIPETKSVVMLTYDDVMDAMNDVAPILEHDPAAVEVMDDVLLDLARETPEFADVVDILPEGTDSTLLVEFYADSDADGKRKVANLLADRLPDATPTVEPDGDAGNVTSDRVYAKRALEAHDAKTQKEFWTMRKAGLPILLSRTGDEKHIAFNEDTGVPPENLPEYVADVREIMEDHDTFASYYAHAGPGVLHIRPLINTKTVEGTEDIESIAEGITDLVVEYNGSISGEHGDGRARTQWNRKLYGEQLWQAMRELKTAVDPDWILNPGMVCGDVKLTENLRFGPDYEFDFPFEPTLNWENDNGFQGMVELCHGCAGCRGDQKHTGGMMCPTYRAAEEEILSTRGRANMLRNAMNGNLEDDVLFSDEFVHEVLDLCVSCKGCMNDCPSGVDMAKLKAEVEYHYKRKHGGASLRDKLFGNAGTMLKVGSAFAPLSNVAMRLPGVGTVMEKTIGIARERALPEFKRNTVVDWFEDRGGPAVPESDADRRVLFVVDPYTNYMYVERGKAAIRVLEAAGCRVQLPEGVTDTGRPAYSKALIDVARETARENVARLAPKISEGWDVVTVEPSASVMFQSDYPDLISGESVDAVSQNSYSTLEYLDTFGLVENLTFGAVDESLTYHGNCLHKATKKGHHAATVMAQAGYDVDYLDSTCCGMAGSFGYEAEHYSLSQSVFEILRGQIDDSPGDTVVATGASCKKQIGDGLGEKPPHPVQMVADALE
- a CDS encoding LUD domain-containing protein — encoded protein: MVTNTVETFASKLDEIDVAVSRIERGELAGTLDRVVRTPAVGVPVGTDSGSLPDIVEMEPTIEDVRAARTGVTPAALGIAEYGSVVLEIDPFGSEIASVFPELHVAVLHESDVVGEMREAFEWLGPRLREKRSSEIIATGPSATADMGGLVRGAHGPEEVHVVLVADEGTEPDDSGPEAGGIDE